The Daucus carota subsp. sativus chromosome 2, DH1 v3.0, whole genome shotgun sequence genome includes a window with the following:
- the LOC108208246 gene encoding carbohydrate-binding X8 domain-containing protein → MGTRILQCCMLFILCHFVVSDSSFAEKPHSEAMWQNKVLDNQENKLLSSSEFGTQLDTIPIINPTTPSTTTPIINPPSPTTATPTYNPTRPPPATPTYNPMPPATTTPTYNPMPPTTTTPTPSGPTSSGGSWCIASQSASETALQVALDYACGYGGTDCSAIQQGASCYNPNTLRDHASYAFNSYYQKNPVPTSCAFGGAAQLTNKDPSSGSCRFATPRTAQSTSPPANPSPINPSPVTPTPPAPSTPTGSGSMPSPTIFDGSEPTATPNSGVPLSLDLMLFFTATSLLSIATNLF, encoded by the exons ATTCAAGCTTTGCAGAGAAACCTCATTCAGAAGCAATGTGGCAAAATAAAGTACTAGATAACCAGGAAAACAAACTGTTGTCTTCCTCAGAATTTGGTACACAGCTTGATACAATTCCAATCATCAATCCGACAACTCCCTCGACGACAACCCCCATAATAAATCCTCCATCACCAACCACTGCAACTCCTACATACAATCCCACTCGACCGCCACCTGCAACTCCTACATATAACCCCATGCCACCAGCTACCACAACTCCCACATACAACCCAATGCCACCAACAACCACAACTCCGACGCCAAGTGGTCCTACTTCGTCTGGAGGATCTTGGTGTATTGCAAGTCAAAGTGCTTCAGAAACTGCTCTACAGGTAGCTCTTGACTATGCATGCGGTTATGGAGGTACCGATTGTTCTGCAATACAACAAGGCGCGTCATGTTACAATCCAAACACCCTCCGTGACCATGCTTCGTATGCATTCAACAGCTACTATCAGAAGAATCCTGTTCCTACTAGCTGCGCATTTGGAGGAGCAGCACAACTTACCAATAAGGACCCAA GTTCTGGAAGTTGTCGCTTTGCAACGCCTAGGACCGCCCAAAG CACAAGTCCACCAGCCAATCCTTCACCGATCAATCCATCACCAGTTACTCCTACTCCTCCTGCTCCCAGTACACCCACAGGATCTGGCTCTATGCCAAGCCCGACAATATTTGATGGATCAGAACCAACAGCTACTCCGAATTCAGGAGTTCCTCTGTCTCTTGACCTGATGCTGTTCTTCACAGCAACTAGTCTACTTTCCATAGCAACAAATCTTTTCTGA